A part of Kitasatospora acidiphila genomic DNA contains:
- a CDS encoding heavy-metal-associated domain-containing protein — MSTAPVTTVLTVDGMSCGHCERTVSAGLLALPGVPTWPPTPGPAR, encoded by the coding sequence ATGTCCACCGCCCCCGTCACCACCGTGCTCACCGTTGACGGCATGAGCTGCGGCCACTGCGAGCGCACGGTCAGCGCCGGTCTGCTGGCCCTCCCCGGCGTGCCGACGTGGCCGCCGACGCCAGGGCCGGCCAGGTGA
- a CDS encoding TIGR03086 family metal-binding protein, translating into MNDTLYRCLAEHAGESARVAKGITADQLSAPTPCTDFDTRALVNHWVLYTSHGLEHRALRKQLPEELTNRDFTADPAWAEAYAAQLDRAVAAWADPEAWEGDIDLGGSAMPAPAIAGMLLLELALHGWEVARATGQEYHCSEESAEVVLAIVRENAELYRQYQGFAEAVTVADSAPAFEQALALSGRDPDWRAAA; encoded by the coding sequence ATGAACGACACCCTGTACCGCTGCCTGGCGGAGCACGCCGGCGAGAGCGCCCGAGTCGCCAAGGGCATCACCGCCGACCAGCTCTCCGCCCCGACCCCCTGCACGGACTTCGACACCCGGGCCCTGGTCAACCACTGGGTCCTCTACACCTCGCACGGCCTGGAGCACCGCGCCCTGCGCAAGCAGCTCCCGGAGGAGCTCACCAACCGGGACTTCACCGCCGACCCCGCCTGGGCCGAGGCCTATGCCGCCCAACTGGACCGCGCGGTGGCCGCCTGGGCCGACCCGGAGGCCTGGGAGGGCGACATCGACCTCGGCGGGTCGGCGATGCCCGCGCCGGCCATCGCGGGCATGCTGCTGCTCGAACTGGCCCTGCACGGCTGGGAGGTGGCCCGCGCCACCGGCCAGGAGTACCACTGCTCCGAGGAGAGCGCCGAGGTGGTCCTGGCCATCGTCCGGGAGAACGCCGAGCTCTACCGCCAGTACCAGGGCTTCGCCGAGGCGGTGACGGTGGCGGACAGCGCCCCGGCGTTCGAGCAGGCGCTGGCGCTCTCGGGTCGCGACCCCGACTGGCGGGCCGCCGCCTGA
- a CDS encoding helix-turn-helix domain-containing protein, translating to MSDAGMGRGVLHQAAAPGGLTVERRMPTADLARHVEFYWIVRWRLDGERPHEQKVLAHPNVHLAFEAPAGHLYGVQRGLFVRQLTGAGQVFGVKFRPGAARPLLGFPVADLADRAVPVAELFGPAATEVARTVLAGTDALAMAEHAERFLRELLPEPDPVAEQVAAIVGRITESPALFRVDQLAAELGLSVRSVQRLFAEYVGAAPKWVLRRARLHEAATRAEQGAGVDWAALAAELGYADQAHLTRDFTATVGVSPAAYAKGAATGEPVTAPSSC from the coding sequence GTGAGCGACGCGGGGATGGGGCGGGGCGTGCTGCACCAGGCCGCGGCGCCCGGCGGGTTGACGGTGGAACGCCGGATGCCGACCGCGGACCTCGCCCGCCACGTGGAGTTCTACTGGATCGTCCGCTGGCGCCTCGACGGTGAACGGCCGCATGAGCAGAAGGTGTTGGCGCACCCCAACGTCCACCTGGCCTTCGAGGCCCCCGCCGGCCACCTCTACGGGGTGCAGCGCGGCCTCTTCGTGCGGCAACTGACCGGCGCCGGGCAGGTGTTCGGGGTGAAGTTCCGCCCGGGTGCGGCTCGCCCGCTGCTCGGGTTCCCGGTGGCCGACCTCGCCGACCGCGCGGTGCCCGTGGCCGAGCTGTTCGGCCCGGCCGCCACCGAGGTGGCGCGAACCGTGCTGGCCGGCACGGACGCTCTGGCGATGGCCGAGCACGCCGAACGCTTCCTGCGCGAACTCCTGCCGGAGCCGGATCCGGTGGCCGAGCAGGTGGCCGCGATCGTCGGCCGGATCACCGAATCGCCCGCGCTGTTCCGGGTGGACCAACTCGCCGCCGAACTGGGGCTGTCGGTGCGCAGCGTGCAGCGGCTGTTCGCGGAGTACGTGGGCGCCGCGCCGAAGTGGGTGCTGCGCCGGGCCCGGCTGCACGAGGCAGCGACCCGCGCGGAGCAGGGTGCGGGTGTCGACTGGGCCGCCCTGGCAGCCGAGTTGGGGTACGCCGACCAGGCGCACCTGACCCGCGACTTCACGGCCACGGTCGGCGTCTCACCGGCCGCCTATGCGAAGGGGGCGGCAACCGGCGAACCGGTCACCGCCCCTTCAAGCTGCTAG
- a CDS encoding glyceraldehyde-3-phosphate dehydrogenase: MTVNDDVFTDWKNREEIAEAMIPIIGRLHRERDVTVLLHSRSLVNKSVVSILKTHRFARQIAGEELSITETMPFLQALTTLDLGPSQIDLGMLAATYKADSRGLSVAAFTAEAVAGATGANKLERQEPRDVVLYGFGRIGRLVARLLVEKAGGLRLRAIVVRNSGGDDLVKRASLLRRDSIHGQFAGSITVDEANSTIIANGNAIKVIYSDDPTKVDYTEYGIDNAILIDNTGKWRDREGLSKHLQPGIAKVVLTAPGKGDVPNIVHGVNHDTIKPDEQILSCASCTTNAIVPPLKAMEDKYGVLRGHVETVHSFTNDQNLLDNYHKADRRGRSAPLNMVITETGAASAVAKALPDLKAKISGSSIRVPVPDVSIAILNLQLATETNREDVLDYLREVSLTSPLRRQIDFIDSPDAVSSDFIGSRHASIVDAGATKVDGDNAILYLWYDNEFGYSCQVIRVVQYVSGVEYPTYPAPAV, from the coding sequence GTGACTGTCAACGACGACGTGTTCACGGACTGGAAGAACCGCGAGGAGATCGCGGAGGCGATGATTCCGATCATCGGCCGACTGCACCGGGAGCGGGACGTCACTGTCCTGTTGCACAGCCGCTCCCTGGTGAACAAGTCGGTGGTCAGCATCCTCAAGACCCACCGGTTCGCCCGCCAGATCGCCGGCGAAGAGCTCTCGATCACCGAGACCATGCCGTTCCTCCAGGCCCTCACCACGCTCGACCTGGGTCCGTCCCAGATCGACCTCGGCATGCTGGCCGCCACCTACAAGGCCGACAGCCGCGGCCTCTCGGTGGCCGCGTTCACCGCCGAGGCCGTCGCCGGCGCCACGGGTGCCAACAAGCTGGAGCGCCAGGAGCCGCGCGACGTCGTGCTCTACGGCTTCGGCCGGATCGGCCGCCTGGTGGCCCGCCTGCTGGTCGAGAAGGCCGGTGGCCTGCGGCTGCGCGCCATCGTCGTCCGCAACAGCGGGGGCGACGACCTGGTGAAGCGCGCCTCGCTGCTGCGTCGTGACTCCATCCACGGGCAGTTCGCGGGCTCCATCACCGTTGACGAGGCGAACAGCACCATCATCGCCAACGGCAACGCGATCAAGGTCATCTACTCGGACGACCCGACCAAGGTCGACTACACCGAGTACGGCATCGACAACGCCATCCTGATCGACAACACCGGCAAGTGGCGTGACCGCGAGGGCCTGTCGAAGCACCTGCAGCCCGGCATCGCCAAGGTCGTGCTCACCGCTCCGGGCAAGGGCGACGTGCCCAACATCGTGCACGGCGTCAACCACGACACCATCAAGCCGGACGAGCAGATCCTGTCCTGCGCGTCCTGCACCACCAACGCCATCGTCCCGCCGCTGAAGGCGATGGAGGACAAGTACGGCGTGCTCCGCGGCCACGTGGAGACCGTCCACTCGTTCACCAACGACCAGAACCTGCTGGACAACTACCACAAGGCGGACCGCCGCGGCCGTTCGGCACCGCTGAACATGGTGATCACCGAGACCGGTGCCGCCTCGGCCGTCGCCAAGGCGCTGCCGGACCTCAAGGCGAAGATCTCCGGCAGCTCGATCCGCGTGCCGGTGCCGGACGTCTCGATCGCGATCCTCAACCTGCAGCTGGCCACCGAGACCAACCGCGAGGACGTGCTCGACTACCTGCGCGAGGTGTCGCTGACCTCGCCGCTGCGTCGCCAGATCGACTTCATCGACTCGCCCGACGCGGTCTCCAGCGACTTCATCGGCTCGCGGCACGCCTCGATCGTCGATGCCGGTGCCACCAAGGTGGACGGCGACAACGCCATCCTCTACCTGTGGTACGACAACGAGTTCGGCTACTCCTGCCAGGTCATCCGGGTCGTCCAGTACGTCTCCGGCGTCGAGTACCCGACCTACCCGGCTCCGGCGGTCTGA
- a CDS encoding TROVE domain-containing protein, translating to MSRFNTRTARPTATSPVASTGRTTANHQGGTGYLRDAKSELFLLAVANMVGTDTFYENARNRDDRYTALIRQLAVEDPQWTAELLNWLRGNGNLRTAAIVGAAEFVKARLDAGVNEPTAPGNRAVIGSVLQRADEPGELLAYWTATHGRAVPKPVKRGIADAVQRLYNGKALLKYDTDSKGYRFGDVLNLVHATPDADKPWQGELFRYALDRRHHPDTAVVPPSNRTLSANQLLRELPVEERRELLSRPDAVEQLNAGGFTWEMLAGWLQGPMDRQAWEAIIPSMGYMALLRNLRNFDQAGVGDEVAERIAAKLADPEQVARSRQLPMRFYSAFNAAPSLRWSWALEKALTASLANIPRLDGRTLILVDTSGSMESGFSKDGTLMRWDAAALFGIALGHRCEQADVVSFSAAGTWYGRSYDLVKPFPLTAGGSVLAEVRRWKDGGWFIGGGTETAAALQATFRGHDRVVIVTDEQAASGNVGQAVPASVPMYTWNLAGYRTGHAPSGVHNRHTFGGLTDAAFRMVPLLESGVSGAWPWEQRA from the coding sequence TTGTCACGCTTCAACACCCGTACCGCGCGCCCGACCGCGACCTCACCGGTCGCCAGCACCGGGCGTACTACCGCCAACCACCAGGGCGGCACCGGCTACCTGCGGGACGCCAAGTCCGAGCTGTTCCTGCTGGCCGTCGCCAACATGGTGGGCACCGACACCTTCTACGAGAACGCCCGCAACCGCGACGACCGCTACACCGCGCTCATCCGGCAGCTCGCCGTCGAAGACCCGCAGTGGACCGCCGAGTTGCTCAACTGGCTGCGCGGGAACGGAAATCTGCGCACCGCGGCGATCGTCGGGGCCGCCGAGTTCGTCAAGGCCCGCCTCGACGCCGGCGTCAACGAGCCCACCGCGCCCGGCAATCGCGCGGTCATCGGCTCCGTGCTCCAGCGCGCCGACGAGCCCGGCGAGTTGCTCGCCTACTGGACGGCCACCCACGGCCGCGCCGTTCCCAAGCCCGTGAAGCGCGGCATCGCCGACGCCGTCCAGCGGCTCTACAACGGCAAGGCGCTGCTCAAGTACGACACCGACAGCAAGGGTTACCGCTTCGGCGACGTCCTCAACCTGGTGCACGCCACGCCGGACGCGGACAAGCCGTGGCAGGGCGAGCTGTTCCGCTACGCGCTCGACCGGCGCCACCACCCGGACACCGCCGTCGTGCCGCCGTCCAACCGCACCCTCAGCGCGAACCAGCTGCTGCGCGAACTCCCCGTCGAGGAGCGGCGGGAGCTGCTGAGCCGCCCGGACGCCGTCGAGCAGCTGAACGCCGGCGGGTTCACCTGGGAGATGCTGGCCGGCTGGCTGCAGGGCCCGATGGACCGGCAGGCGTGGGAGGCGATCATCCCGTCGATGGGGTACATGGCGCTGCTCCGCAACCTGCGGAACTTCGACCAGGCCGGCGTCGGTGACGAGGTGGCCGAGCGGATCGCGGCCAAGCTGGCCGATCCGGAACAGGTGGCCCGCTCGCGGCAGTTGCCGATGCGGTTCTACTCCGCCTTCAACGCGGCCCCCTCGCTGCGCTGGTCCTGGGCGCTGGAGAAGGCGTTGACCGCGTCGCTGGCCAACATCCCTCGGCTGGACGGTCGGACGCTGATCCTGGTGGACACCAGCGGCTCGATGGAGTCCGGGTTCTCCAAGGACGGCACCCTGATGCGCTGGGATGCGGCCGCCCTGTTCGGCATCGCCCTCGGCCACCGCTGCGAGCAGGCCGATGTGGTGTCGTTCTCCGCCGCCGGCACCTGGTACGGGCGCAGCTACGACCTGGTGAAGCCGTTCCCCCTGACCGCGGGCGGCTCGGTGCTGGCCGAGGTGCGGCGCTGGAAGGACGGCGGCTGGTTCATCGGCGGTGGCACCGAGACCGCGGCCGCGCTGCAGGCCACCTTCCGGGGCCACGACCGGGTGGTGATCGTGACCGACGAGCAGGCGGCGTCCGGAAACGTCGGCCAGGCCGTCCCGGCCTCGGTGCCCATGTACACCTGGAACCTGGCCGGCTACCGAACGGGCCACGCGCCATCGGGCGTTCACAATCGACACACTTTCGGCGGACTCACCGACGCGGCATTCCGCATGGTGCCGCTGCTGGAGAGCGGGGTCAGCGGCGCCTGGCCGTGGGAGCAGCGCGCGTAG
- a CDS encoding muconolactone Delta-isomerase family protein → MDFLVRIDGSRVYELPVEERNAIVEKEHTHAHELHAAGVLKYIWRQPGQRANVGIWSAADADALEAVLAGLPIRPYAEIEVSALATHPLTLEFAAAQA, encoded by the coding sequence ATGGATTTCCTGGTCCGCATCGATGGCTCCCGCGTCTACGAACTGCCGGTCGAGGAGCGAAACGCCATCGTCGAAAAGGAGCACACGCACGCGCATGAGCTCCACGCGGCCGGCGTGCTGAAGTACATCTGGCGGCAGCCCGGACAGCGCGCCAATGTCGGTATCTGGTCGGCCGCGGACGCGGACGCGCTGGAGGCCGTGCTCGCCGGCCTGCCGATCCGCCCCTACGCGGAGATCGAGGTGTCCGCGCTGGCCACCCACCCGCTGACCCTGGAGTTCGCGGCCGCGCAGGCCTGA
- a CDS encoding eCIS core domain-containing protein, producing MATHERAHQGSSGGERERGREAGQSTPHAAPTAPSVLSPQHLLALQRAVGNRAVSAMLAQRRGGGSAGADPVQRATAHTVLRSPGRALDTPVRAEMEARLGADFSQVRLHTDAAAQRSASELGARAYTSGEHIVIGSGGADKHTLAHELTHVIQQRQGPVAGTDSGDGLRVSDPSDRFERAAEANATRVMAGPLPDLEGSAQEQVGGRPNPAGTSAVQRAVGFEFEAQWNVRRMQADSEQVRQQRSDHRQRVIRARMLERFLSPYSGYHKKLLAAASVQADGAELQALRTEWFGDDALLTASGEQIFDALQLTDDEYELVLPSLLNEGLVPEEPLAGENLGKGRVHGLVVGGTKFDLTADASPTGGSNLEWVTDPLTDVAQVNTVMDDVTAMAAYLDGRQGDRFIPSEDVTAGGGRPEPGLRIYPDGKPLAFAPQATLGAALGRLPKLVKYLDNKEPMGLADRIPGMGKRRKEGRRQASVDLASSLGELPVAKSGAETAIAGLLPQLGFQPSNDERKTLTGLVTQLAAYLIQGQNLQAGANAKSIAGALMARTDFAHGFSLLPQNLRNHFQADTGAFVRLVLQAANMAGTGNARVFGSEVERGMANDRTRTTVTLTRAQWLGALPAGHDLLKNWENLASDEQDMVDEDSARAVHKSLGALGQQQNLVGPQGSDEAVVAELRRMKDNIATGELKRLAVAVFNLVEQLNARQPLNYQK from the coding sequence ATGGCTACACACGAGCGGGCGCACCAGGGATCGTCCGGCGGGGAGCGGGAGCGGGGACGCGAAGCTGGGCAGTCGACTCCGCACGCTGCGCCGACTGCCCCGAGTGTGCTCTCCCCGCAGCACCTGCTCGCGCTGCAACGCGCCGTCGGGAACCGGGCCGTGAGCGCGATGCTCGCCCAGCGGCGCGGCGGCGGCTCGGCCGGTGCGGACCCCGTCCAGCGGGCCACCGCGCACACCGTGCTCCGCTCCCCCGGCCGGGCCCTGGACACCCCGGTGCGTGCCGAGATGGAGGCCCGGCTCGGCGCGGACTTCTCCCAGGTGCGCCTGCACACGGACGCCGCCGCCCAGCGCTCGGCGAGCGAGCTGGGCGCCCGCGCCTACACCTCGGGCGAGCACATCGTGATCGGCTCGGGCGGCGCCGACAAGCACACCCTCGCCCACGAGTTGACGCACGTCATCCAGCAGCGGCAAGGCCCCGTCGCCGGCACCGACAGCGGCGACGGACTGCGGGTGAGCGACCCCTCCGACCGCTTCGAGCGGGCGGCCGAGGCGAACGCGACGCGGGTAATGGCGGGACCGCTGCCGGACCTGGAGGGCTCAGCCCAGGAGCAGGTCGGCGGACGCCCGAACCCGGCCGGGACGAGCGCGGTGCAGCGTGCGGTCGGATTCGAGTTCGAGGCGCAGTGGAACGTCCGCAGGATGCAGGCCGACTCCGAGCAGGTCCGCCAGCAGCGCTCCGACCACCGTCAACGAGTGATCAGGGCCCGGATGCTGGAGCGCTTCCTCTCCCCCTACTCCGGGTACCACAAGAAGCTGCTTGCCGCGGCGTCCGTGCAGGCGGACGGTGCCGAGCTGCAGGCGCTGCGGACCGAATGGTTCGGCGACGACGCCCTGTTGACCGCGTCCGGTGAGCAGATCTTCGATGCGCTCCAGCTGACGGACGACGAGTACGAGCTCGTGCTCCCGTCCCTGCTGAACGAGGGGCTGGTACCCGAGGAACCGCTGGCGGGCGAGAACCTCGGCAAGGGGCGCGTCCACGGACTCGTGGTGGGGGGCACCAAGTTCGACCTCACGGCGGACGCCAGCCCCACCGGCGGCTCCAATCTGGAGTGGGTCACCGACCCGCTCACCGACGTCGCGCAGGTCAACACGGTGATGGACGACGTGACCGCGATGGCCGCCTACCTCGACGGCCGCCAAGGCGACCGGTTCATCCCCTCCGAGGACGTCACCGCGGGCGGCGGGCGCCCGGAGCCCGGCCTGCGGATCTACCCGGACGGCAAGCCGCTGGCCTTCGCCCCGCAGGCCACCCTCGGGGCGGCCCTGGGTCGGCTGCCCAAACTGGTCAAGTACCTCGACAACAAGGAGCCCATGGGCCTGGCTGACCGCATCCCCGGGATGGGCAAGCGTCGGAAGGAGGGGCGCAGGCAGGCGTCCGTCGACTTGGCGAGCAGCCTGGGCGAGCTCCCCGTCGCCAAGTCCGGTGCCGAGACCGCGATCGCGGGGTTGCTGCCCCAGCTCGGCTTCCAGCCTTCGAACGACGAGAGGAAGACGCTCACCGGCCTGGTCACGCAGCTTGCCGCCTACCTGATCCAGGGACAGAACCTCCAGGCCGGAGCCAACGCCAAGTCGATCGCCGGGGCCTTGATGGCCCGTACCGACTTCGCCCATGGGTTCAGCCTGCTACCGCAGAACCTGCGGAACCACTTCCAGGCTGACACCGGCGCGTTCGTCAGGCTGGTCCTACAGGCGGCGAACATGGCCGGAACCGGCAACGCGCGGGTCTTCGGCAGCGAGGTCGAGCGGGGCATGGCCAACGACCGCACCCGGACCACCGTCACCCTGACCCGCGCCCAGTGGCTGGGTGCGCTGCCCGCCGGCCACGACCTGCTCAAGAACTGGGAGAACCTGGCCTCGGACGAGCAAGACATGGTCGACGAGGACAGCGCGCGAGCCGTGCACAAGTCGCTCGGTGCCCTCGGTCAGCAGCAGAACCTCGTCGGCCCGCAGGGCTCCGACGAGGCCGTCGTCGCCGAACTGCGCCGCATGAAGGACAACATAGCGACGGGTGAGCTGAAGCGGCTGGCCGTCGCCGTCTTCAACCTCGTCGAACAGCTCAATGCCAGGCAGCCGTTGAACTACCAGAAGTGA